In Bradyrhizobium guangxiense, the following are encoded in one genomic region:
- a CDS encoding TetR family transcriptional regulator, translating into MATSVPNRLPSGKNSTAEKLLVAASELMIERSSIEISLSDIAQKSGANAALVKYHFGNKDGLLLALLARDAATEMSNLEYLLAQPITSTAKLKLHIAGIIRAYHRFPYMNRLIHYLLHETTASSADEVSKFFVAPLLDFHRRLLAEGVSRGEFRPTDPVLFYTSLIGACDHLFFGRHAMSRATGVGPVNDDVCRQYIKHMETLICGGILTQAGEAAAAG; encoded by the coding sequence GTGGCTACCAGCGTACCGAACAGGCTTCCCAGCGGAAAGAATTCCACGGCGGAGAAATTGCTGGTGGCCGCGAGCGAGCTGATGATCGAGCGCTCCTCGATCGAGATTTCGCTCTCCGATATCGCGCAAAAATCGGGCGCCAACGCCGCGCTGGTCAAATATCACTTCGGCAACAAGGACGGCCTCTTGCTGGCGCTGCTGGCGCGGGATGCCGCGACCGAGATGTCCAATCTCGAATATCTGCTGGCGCAGCCGATCACGTCGACGGCGAAACTGAAGCTGCACATCGCCGGCATCATCCGCGCCTATCACCGGTTCCCGTACATGAACCGGCTGATCCACTATCTGCTGCACGAAACCACCGCGAGCTCTGCCGACGAAGTTTCGAAATTTTTCGTTGCGCCGCTACTGGACTTCCACCGCCGCCTCCTGGCTGAAGGCGTCAGCCGCGGTGAATTCCGCCCGACCGATCCGGTGCTGTTCTACACCAGCCTGATCGGTGCCTGCGATCATCTGTTCTTCGGCCGGCACGCGATGTCCCGCGCCACTGGCGTTGGCCCGGTCAACGACGATGTCTGCCGGCAATACATCAAGCACATGGAAACGCTGATCTGCGGCGGCATCCTCACGCAAGCCGGGGAAGCCGCTGCGGCCGGATAG
- a CDS encoding AMP-binding protein, translated as MGGSAAAVMTKPAFRKVQWLKRDIDVERRADGTVLLKSRIPLQTYETHIPASLAKWAKEAPERIWLAQRGGPNREWRKVSYGDAKRTVDALTQGLLNLGLDGRPVAILSGNSIEHALMTQAAMQARVPAAPVSPAYSLMSHDHVKLKYLFDLIEPAVVMVQDGPTFEKALRALDLTGVTVVHVARPCEGIESVSFAELAATPVTKDVDASIAKITPQTVGKLLFTSGSTGMPKAVINTQEMMCANAAMMMQVRPREPSGPIATMLDWMPWNHTMGGNAAFHPILVDGGTLYIDDGRPMPGQFEETLRNLREISPTYYANVPAGYAALAAAMEKDDALCRSFFKNLSIMAYGGARLPDDLYDRMQALAVKTTGERIVFYTGWGSTETAPTSTGTYWDTERVGLIGLPFPGVELKMVPCGSKYELRLRGVNVTPGYFGQPELTKKMFDEEGFYCIGDAGIFVDDSDPLQGIIFAGRVVEDFKLTTGTFVHVGSLRTDAIAAATPVVHDALIAGQDRPFIGLLAWPNLHACRQLVGNPDLSFAEAVKHPDVIACFRRGLETHNRECEGASSRIIARAMLMVEPPSIDGNELTDKGYINQRAGLERRAALVERLYTDTPDEDVIVLR; from the coding sequence ATGGGTGGAAGCGCGGCGGCTGTGATGACGAAACCCGCCTTTCGCAAGGTGCAATGGCTCAAGCGCGACATCGATGTCGAGCGCCGCGCCGACGGCACGGTGCTGCTGAAGTCGCGCATTCCACTGCAGACTTACGAGACGCACATTCCGGCGTCGCTGGCGAAATGGGCGAAGGAAGCGCCCGAGCGCATCTGGCTGGCGCAACGCGGCGGCCCGAACCGGGAATGGCGCAAAGTCTCCTATGGCGACGCCAAGCGCACCGTGGATGCGCTGACGCAAGGTCTGCTCAACCTCGGACTCGATGGTCGCCCCGTTGCGATCCTGTCCGGCAATTCGATCGAGCATGCGCTGATGACGCAGGCCGCGATGCAGGCGCGCGTCCCCGCGGCGCCGGTGTCGCCCGCCTACTCGCTGATGAGCCATGACCACGTCAAGCTGAAGTACCTGTTCGACTTGATCGAGCCGGCCGTGGTGATGGTGCAGGACGGGCCGACCTTCGAGAAGGCGCTGAGGGCGCTCGATCTCACCGGCGTCACCGTGGTTCATGTCGCGCGGCCATGTGAGGGCATCGAGAGCGTCAGCTTTGCCGAGCTCGCGGCGACACCGGTGACGAAGGACGTCGATGCGTCGATCGCGAAGATCACGCCGCAGACGGTCGGCAAGCTGCTGTTCACATCGGGCTCGACTGGCATGCCCAAGGCCGTCATCAACACGCAGGAGATGATGTGCGCGAATGCGGCGATGATGATGCAGGTTCGTCCCAGGGAGCCCAGCGGACCGATCGCGACGATGCTGGACTGGATGCCGTGGAATCACACCATGGGCGGCAATGCGGCGTTTCACCCGATCCTGGTCGATGGCGGCACGCTCTACATCGACGACGGCCGGCCGATGCCGGGCCAGTTCGAGGAGACGCTGCGCAATCTGCGCGAGATCTCGCCGACCTATTACGCCAACGTGCCGGCCGGCTATGCGGCGCTCGCGGCCGCCATGGAGAAGGACGACGCGCTCTGCCGCTCCTTCTTCAAGAACCTCTCGATCATGGCCTATGGCGGCGCACGGCTGCCTGACGATCTCTACGACCGTATGCAGGCCCTCGCCGTGAAGACCACCGGCGAGCGCATCGTGTTCTACACCGGCTGGGGTTCGACCGAGACCGCGCCGACCTCGACCGGCACCTATTGGGATACCGAGCGCGTCGGCCTGATCGGCCTGCCATTTCCCGGCGTCGAGTTGAAGATGGTGCCCTGCGGCTCGAAATACGAATTGCGCCTGCGCGGCGTCAATGTCACGCCCGGCTATTTCGGCCAGCCGGAGCTGACCAAGAAGATGTTCGACGAGGAAGGATTCTACTGCATCGGCGATGCCGGCATTTTCGTCGACGATTCCGATCCGCTGCAAGGCATCATCTTTGCCGGCCGCGTGGTGGAAGACTTCAAGCTCACCACGGGCACGTTCGTGCATGTGGGCTCGCTGCGGACCGATGCGATCGCAGCCGCGACGCCGGTGGTGCACGACGCGCTAATCGCCGGGCAGGACCGCCCATTCATCGGCCTGCTGGCCTGGCCAAACCTTCACGCCTGCCGGCAGCTCGTCGGCAATCCCGATTTGAGCTTTGCTGAGGCGGTGAAGCACCCAGATGTGATCGCCTGTTTCAGGCGCGGGCTGGAGACCCACAACCGGGAGTGCGAGGGCGCCAGCAGCCGCATCATCGCGCGTGCGATGCTGATGGTCGAACCGCCCTCGATCGACGGCAACGAGCTCACCGACAAAGGCTACATCAATCAGCGCGCCGGCCTCGAGCGCCGCGCGGCGCTGGTCGAGCGGCTCTATACGGACACGCCGGATGAAGACGTGATCGTGCTGCGATGA
- a CDS encoding enoyl-CoA hydratase/isomerase family protein → MSQPLLIEHDDGVDRVTLNRPDSLNALDPALIDALNVYFQGLQRNRDTRVVVLKGAGRNFCAGLDLKAAMARRAGQQEPPGVTESLDSQRRIADIVMLMRRCPQPILALVQGAAAGGGFALALASDIRIATKSARMNCAFIKLGLGGCDIGTSYFLPRLVGVSVASELILTGRFIGAERALAVGLVSEVVDEDKLDAAAEPYVEAMMTASPVGLRLSKECLNMSVDAGSLEAAIAMEDRNQVLCSRSEEFSEGIRAFLEKRKPVYIKR, encoded by the coding sequence ATGTCCCAACCGCTGCTGATCGAGCATGACGACGGCGTCGACCGGGTGACGCTCAATCGGCCTGACAGCCTCAACGCGCTCGATCCGGCGCTGATCGATGCGCTCAACGTCTATTTCCAGGGCCTGCAGCGTAACCGCGACACCCGCGTCGTGGTCCTGAAGGGCGCCGGCAGGAATTTCTGCGCGGGCCTCGATCTCAAGGCCGCGATGGCTCGCCGGGCCGGGCAGCAGGAACCTCCCGGCGTCACGGAGTCGCTGGATTCGCAGCGCCGCATCGCCGACATCGTGATGCTGATGCGGCGTTGCCCGCAGCCGATCCTGGCGCTGGTGCAGGGCGCAGCCGCCGGCGGCGGCTTTGCGCTGGCGCTTGCCTCCGACATCCGTATCGCAACCAAGTCGGCGCGGATGAACTGCGCCTTCATCAAGCTCGGCCTCGGCGGTTGCGACATCGGCACCAGCTATTTTCTGCCGCGCCTCGTCGGCGTGTCCGTCGCGTCCGAGTTGATCCTCACCGGACGCTTCATCGGCGCCGAGCGCGCGCTCGCGGTCGGCCTCGTCTCGGAGGTCGTGGACGAGGACAAGCTCGACGCGGCGGCCGAGCCCTATGTCGAGGCGATGATGACGGCTTCGCCCGTGGGGCTGCGGCTGTCCAAGGAATGCCTCAACATGAGCGTCGATGCGGGGTCGCTGGAAGCGGCGATCGCGATGGAGGATCGCAATCAGGTTCTGTGCAGCCGCTCCGAGGAATTTTCGGAAGGCATCAGGGCCTTCCTTGAGAAGCGAAAGCCTGTCTATATCAAGCGCTGA
- a CDS encoding methylated-DNA--[protein]-cysteine S-methyltransferase, translated as MTDQHFALFDTKIGLCAIAWGPRGINGTQLPMGGEQKIRTRISQRHADATEAEPTAEVREAIDRMTRLLAGEPDDLTDIPLDLDGVPEFNRGVYEIARAIPPGKTITYGDIAKQLGGVQLSRDVGQALGRNPCPIVVPCHRVLAAGNKPGGFSANGGVVTKLKMLEIEGALVNHTPSLFD; from the coding sequence ATGACCGACCAGCATTTTGCCCTGTTCGATACCAAGATCGGCCTTTGCGCCATCGCGTGGGGTCCGCGCGGCATCAACGGCACGCAGCTGCCGATGGGCGGCGAGCAGAAGATCCGCACCCGCATCAGCCAGCGCCATGCCGACGCCACCGAAGCCGAGCCGACCGCCGAGGTGCGAGAGGCGATCGACCGCATGACAAGACTGCTGGCGGGCGAGCCGGATGATCTCACCGACATCCCGCTCGACCTCGATGGCGTGCCCGAGTTCAATCGCGGCGTCTACGAGATCGCGCGCGCCATCCCGCCCGGCAAGACCATCACCTATGGCGATATCGCAAAACAGCTCGGCGGCGTCCAGCTGTCGCGCGACGTCGGCCAGGCGCTCGGCCGCAACCCGTGCCCGATCGTGGTGCCCTGCCATCGCGTGCTCGCCGCCGGCAACAAGCCCGGCGGTTTCTCGGCCAACGGCGGCGTGGTCACCAAGCTGAAGATGCTGGAGATCGAAGGCGCACTGGTGAACCACACGCCGAGTTTGTTCGATTGA
- a CDS encoding acyl-CoA synthetase, whose protein sequence is MTHPSIQAKTTPDKIAYRMAGTGKAITYRELDELSNQGAQLFRSLGLKAGDHIALLMENRLAFMEICWAAQRSGLYYTAISRYLKQDEIDYIIADCGAKVVITTPKCADQIKALIKGTPSEPIFYMMDDPLPGFRSYDKEAAAQPTTPIADEVAGYDMLYSSGTTGRPKGIKKAFEGNRIDVPNAFLRVLCADMCGMNAESTYLSPAPLYHAAPLRFNMMAIVLGGTSIIMEHFDAEEFLKLVERYKVTQSQLVPTMFVRMLKLPDEVRTKYNVSTLRGAIHAAAPCPIDVKAKMIEWWGPILIEYYAGSEGNGVTVCNSQQWLEHRGSVGRAVVGKIKILDENDEEQPVGEIGTVYFADAPAFTYHNDPEKTKKAYNAKGWSTLGDVGYLDKDGFLYLTDRKSYMIISGGVNIYPQETEDVLITHPDVADVAVFGVPNEEMGEEVKAVVQPHDMSRAGRALEADLIAYCKGRLSAIKCPRSIDFEAELPRTPTGKLVKRHLRDKYWPKTTVKI, encoded by the coding sequence ATGACCCACCCCTCCATCCAAGCAAAGACGACGCCCGACAAGATCGCCTACCGGATGGCCGGAACCGGCAAGGCGATTACCTATCGCGAGCTCGACGAGCTCTCGAACCAGGGCGCACAGCTGTTCCGCTCTCTCGGGCTCAAGGCCGGCGACCACATCGCGCTGTTGATGGAGAACCGCCTCGCCTTCATGGAGATCTGCTGGGCCGCACAGCGCAGCGGGCTCTATTACACCGCGATCAGCCGCTACCTGAAGCAGGACGAGATCGACTACATCATCGCCGATTGCGGCGCCAAGGTCGTGATCACGACGCCGAAATGCGCCGACCAGATCAAGGCCCTGATCAAGGGCACGCCAAGCGAGCCGATCTTCTACATGATGGACGACCCTCTGCCCGGCTTCCGCTCCTACGACAAGGAAGCCGCCGCGCAGCCGACGACGCCGATCGCGGACGAGGTTGCCGGCTACGACATGCTGTATTCGTCCGGCACCACCGGCCGCCCGAAGGGAATCAAGAAGGCTTTCGAAGGCAACAGGATCGACGTGCCGAACGCCTTCCTGCGTGTGCTTTGCGCCGACATGTGCGGCATGAACGCGGAGAGCACTTACCTATCACCAGCGCCGCTCTATCACGCGGCGCCCCTGCGCTTCAACATGATGGCGATCGTGCTCGGCGGCACCTCCATCATCATGGAGCACTTCGACGCCGAAGAGTTCTTGAAGCTGGTCGAGAGATACAAGGTGACGCAATCGCAGCTGGTGCCGACCATGTTCGTGCGCATGCTGAAGCTGCCGGACGAGGTCCGCACCAAATACAACGTTTCCACGCTGAGAGGCGCGATCCACGCCGCCGCGCCCTGCCCCATCGACGTCAAGGCGAAGATGATCGAATGGTGGGGGCCGATCCTGATCGAGTATTACGCCGGCTCGGAAGGCAACGGCGTCACCGTCTGCAACTCGCAACAATGGCTGGAGCACCGCGGCAGCGTCGGCCGCGCCGTGGTCGGCAAGATCAAGATTCTCGACGAGAACGACGAGGAGCAGCCGGTCGGCGAGATCGGCACCGTTTATTTCGCCGACGCGCCCGCGTTCACCTATCACAACGATCCCGAGAAAACGAAGAAGGCCTACAACGCCAAGGGCTGGTCGACGCTCGGTGATGTCGGCTATCTCGACAAGGACGGCTTCCTCTACCTCACCGACCGCAAGTCCTACATGATCATCTCCGGCGGCGTGAACATCTACCCGCAGGAGACCGAGGACGTGCTGATCACCCACCCCGATGTCGCCGACGTCGCGGTGTTCGGCGTCCCGAACGAGGAGATGGGCGAAGAGGTCAAGGCGGTGGTGCAGCCGCACGACATGAGCCGCGCCGGCAGGGCGCTGGAGGCCGATCTGATTGCCTATTGCAAGGGCCGGCTCTCCGCCATCAAGTGCCCGCGCTCGATCGATTTCGAAGCCGAGCTGCCGCGCACGCCCACCGGCAAGCTGGTGAAGCGGCATCTGCGCGATAAGTATTGGCCGAAGACGACGGTGAAGATTTAA
- a CDS encoding acyl-CoA dehydrogenase → MNFDDTPQEAEFRAIARAWISANAPRQYEEELRKSSLGRTVLKNANILEVAKAWQKKKADAGWACLHWPKEYGGRGSSPIERVIWQQEEGPFGQLSRMFIIGHGMCGPTMMAFAREEHKRTYLPPLASGEKVWCQLFSEPAGGSDVAGLRTRAEKDGDDWVINGQKIWTSGAHYSDYGILLTRTDPTVPKHKGLTMFFLDMKSPGVEVRPIKQASGASDFNEVYFTNVRIPDHQRLGEVGDGWNVSLTTLMNERSAIGAAVSTGFPELFEYCSSLMLDDGPAIEDRAVRSKLANWAVKASGLKYTSMRAISALSKGERPGPENSIGKLVAGSMIQDVATYALDLQGAAGVVSGEDGELAGRFQAMLLRAPGTRVEGGTDEIMRNIIAERVLGLPGDIRVDKDVPFNKIPTRGRK, encoded by the coding sequence ATGAACTTCGACGACACCCCGCAGGAAGCCGAATTCCGCGCCATCGCCCGCGCCTGGATCAGCGCGAACGCGCCCAGGCAATATGAGGAGGAGCTGCGCAAATCCTCGCTCGGCCGCACCGTGCTCAAGAACGCCAACATTCTCGAAGTGGCGAAGGCCTGGCAGAAGAAGAAGGCCGACGCCGGCTGGGCCTGCCTGCACTGGCCGAAAGAGTATGGCGGTCGCGGCTCATCGCCGATCGAGCGCGTGATCTGGCAGCAGGAGGAGGGGCCGTTCGGCCAGCTCTCCCGCATGTTCATCATCGGCCATGGCATGTGCGGGCCGACCATGATGGCGTTCGCGCGCGAGGAGCATAAGCGGACATATCTGCCGCCGCTCGCCTCCGGCGAGAAGGTCTGGTGCCAGCTGTTCTCCGAGCCTGCCGGCGGCTCGGACGTTGCGGGCCTGCGCACGCGCGCCGAAAAGGATGGCGACGACTGGGTCATCAACGGCCAGAAGATCTGGACCTCGGGCGCGCATTATTCCGATTACGGCATTCTGCTCACGCGCACCGATCCGACCGTGCCCAAGCACAAGGGCCTCACCATGTTCTTCCTGGACATGAAGAGTCCCGGCGTCGAGGTGCGGCCGATCAAGCAGGCGAGCGGCGCCTCGGATTTCAACGAGGTCTATTTCACCAATGTCCGCATTCCCGATCATCAGCGTCTCGGTGAGGTCGGTGACGGCTGGAACGTCTCGCTGACCACGCTGATGAACGAGCGTAGCGCGATCGGCGCCGCCGTCTCGACCGGCTTTCCAGAATTGTTCGAGTATTGCTCCAGCCTGATGCTCGACGATGGCCCCGCGATCGAGGATCGCGCGGTGCGCTCGAAGCTTGCGAACTGGGCGGTGAAGGCGAGCGGGCTGAAATACACCAGCATGCGCGCGATCTCGGCGCTGTCGAAAGGCGAGCGGCCGGGGCCGGAAAACTCGATCGGCAAGCTGGTCGCAGGCTCCATGATCCAGGACGTTGCGACCTACGCCCTGGATCTGCAGGGCGCGGCCGGTGTCGTCAGCGGTGAGGATGGCGAGCTGGCCGGCCGCTTCCAGGCCATGCTGCTGCGCGCGCCGGGCACCCGCGTCGAAGGCGGCACCGACGAGATCATGCGCAACATCATCGCCGAGCGGGTGCTGGGCTTGCCCGGCGATATCCGTGTCGACAAGGACGTGCCGTTCAACAAGATCCCGACGAGGGGAAGGAAATAG
- a CDS encoding SDR family NAD(P)-dependent oxidoreductase yields MQLKDAAVLITGGGSGLGAATARAMAAKGAKIGVIDQSKENAEKVAAEVKGVALHADVTSEEQIKAAIAKAEAAHGVARVLMNCAGIGGSQRIVGRDGVYPLEKFARIINVNLIGTFNCLRLFAERLVTIEPVGEERGVIINTASVAAYEGQIGQIAYSASKGGVVGLTLPAARDLASQKIRVNTIAPGLFFTPLLMGLNEEARKSLGAQVPHPSRLGDANEYGMLAVHIVENPMLNGETIRLDGAIRMAPR; encoded by the coding sequence ATGCAGTTGAAAGACGCAGCCGTTCTCATCACCGGCGGTGGTTCTGGCCTTGGTGCCGCGACCGCCCGCGCCATGGCTGCCAAGGGCGCCAAGATCGGCGTGATCGATCAGAGCAAGGAAAACGCCGAGAAGGTCGCCGCCGAAGTGAAGGGCGTGGCGCTGCATGCCGACGTCACCAGCGAAGAGCAGATCAAGGCGGCGATCGCCAAGGCAGAAGCCGCGCACGGTGTCGCGCGCGTCCTGATGAACTGCGCCGGCATCGGCGGCTCGCAGCGCATCGTCGGCCGCGATGGCGTATACCCGCTCGAAAAGTTCGCGCGCATCATCAACGTCAACCTGATCGGCACGTTCAACTGCCTGCGGCTGTTCGCCGAGCGCCTCGTCACGATCGAACCCGTCGGCGAAGAGCGCGGCGTCATCATCAACACGGCGTCGGTCGCGGCCTACGAAGGCCAGATCGGCCAGATCGCCTATTCGGCCTCGAAGGGCGGCGTTGTCGGCCTGACCCTGCCGGCCGCGCGCGATCTCGCCAGCCAGAAGATCCGCGTCAACACCATCGCGCCCGGCCTGTTCTTCACCCCGCTGCTGATGGGCCTGAACGAAGAGGCCCGCAAGAGCCTGGGCGCCCAGGTGCCGCATCCTTCACGCCTCGGCGATGCCAACGAATACGGTATGCTCGCGGTGCACATCGTCGAGAACCCGATGCTGAATGGCGAGACCATCCGCCTCGACGGCGCCATCCGCATGGCGCCAAGGTAG
- a CDS encoding acyl-CoA dehydrogenase family protein yields MNFDFSDDQKQLRDQARKFLTEKCSPKAVRIVLDGKAPYDKELWKGLAEMGFLGVAIPEEFGGAGAGHLELCVIAEEMGRANAPVPFSSTVYLAAEALLIAGSDTQKKKWLPAIAEGEAIGTLALFEGKGNPSPKNVKLTAANGVLNGVKKPVADGAIADFAVVAARTGSSGRDNDISLFLVDLKAGGVEVKSLTNLDPTRGQAEITFRDCKAEPLGAAGEGWSILTQVLDRAAVLCAFEQVGGSDRALEMGRDYALDRIAFGRPIGSFQAGKHMLADMYVSATLARSNSYYGAWALSTNAAELPEAAAAARISATQAFQHCAKNNIQVHGGMGFTWEFDCHMYYRRANAMALGLGSLSYWEDQLIDRMRKKNAA; encoded by the coding sequence ATGAACTTCGATTTCTCCGACGACCAGAAGCAGCTCCGCGACCAGGCACGCAAGTTCCTGACTGAGAAATGCTCGCCCAAGGCGGTGCGAATCGTGCTCGACGGCAAGGCGCCTTACGACAAGGAGCTCTGGAAGGGTCTCGCTGAGATGGGCTTTCTCGGTGTCGCAATCCCCGAGGAGTTCGGCGGTGCCGGCGCCGGACATCTCGAGCTCTGCGTGATCGCGGAAGAGATGGGCCGCGCCAACGCGCCGGTGCCGTTCTCCTCGACCGTGTACCTCGCCGCCGAAGCACTGCTGATTGCGGGCAGCGACACGCAGAAGAAGAAATGGCTGCCTGCGATCGCTGAGGGTGAGGCGATCGGCACGCTGGCGCTGTTCGAGGGCAAGGGCAACCCGTCGCCGAAGAACGTCAAGCTGACGGCTGCGAACGGCGTGCTCAACGGCGTCAAGAAGCCCGTCGCCGACGGTGCTATTGCCGATTTCGCGGTGGTCGCCGCACGCACGGGATCGAGCGGGCGCGACAATGACATCTCGCTGTTCCTGGTCGATCTCAAGGCCGGTGGTGTCGAGGTCAAGAGCCTCACCAATCTCGATCCGACCCGCGGACAGGCCGAGATCACCTTTCGAGATTGCAAGGCCGAGCCGCTCGGCGCTGCCGGCGAGGGCTGGAGCATCCTCACTCAGGTGCTTGACCGCGCCGCGGTGCTGTGCGCGTTCGAGCAGGTCGGCGGCTCCGATCGCGCGCTGGAGATGGGCCGTGACTACGCGCTCGACCGCATCGCCTTCGGCCGTCCGATCGGCTCGTTCCAGGCGGGCAAGCACATGCTCGCCGACATGTATGTCTCGGCGACGCTAGCGCGCTCCAACAGCTATTACGGCGCCTGGGCGCTCTCGACCAACGCGGCCGAGTTGCCGGAAGCCGCGGCTGCCGCCCGCATCAGCGCGACGCAGGCGTTCCAGCACTGCGCCAAGAACAACATCCAGGTTCACGGCGGCATGGGTTTCACCTGGGAGTTCGACTGCCACATGTACTACCGCCGCGCCAACGCAATGGCGCTGGGCCTCGGTAGCCTGTCCTATTGGGAAGACCAGTTGATCGACCGGATGCGGAAGAAAAACGCGGCTTGA
- a CDS encoding acetyl-CoA C-acetyltransferase, translating into MAEAYIVAAARTAGGRKGGRLAGWHPADLAAKVLDELVDRTKVDPALVEDVIMGCVMQVGEQSNNVARNAVMASKLPESVPGTSIDRQCGSSQQALHFAAQAVMSGAMDVVIAAGVESMTRVPMGLSSQLPAKNGFGNYKSPGIEKKYPNIVFSQFTGAEMMAERYGLSKDELDQYSYDSHQRAIAATQAGHFKQEIVPLDITRADGSKDTHHIDEGIRFDVTLDGIKGVKLIAENGKLTAASASQICDGASGVMVVNEKGLKQLGVKPLARVHHMTMMGGDPVIMLDAPLHATKRALEKAGMKIDDIDLFEVNEAFASVPTAWLKTTGADPERLNVNGGAIALGHPLGGSGTKLMTTLVHALHQRGKRYGLQTMCEGGGMANVTIVERL; encoded by the coding sequence ATGGCCGAGGCTTATATCGTCGCCGCTGCGCGTACCGCCGGCGGGCGCAAGGGGGGCCGCCTCGCCGGCTGGCATCCGGCCGATCTCGCCGCGAAGGTGCTGGACGAGCTGGTCGACCGCACCAAGGTCGATCCGGCACTGGTCGAGGATGTGATCATGGGCTGCGTGATGCAGGTCGGCGAGCAGTCCAACAACGTCGCGCGCAACGCGGTCATGGCGTCGAAACTGCCGGAGAGCGTGCCGGGCACCTCGATCGACCGCCAGTGCGGCTCCTCGCAGCAGGCGCTGCACTTCGCCGCACAAGCCGTGATGTCCGGCGCGATGGATGTCGTGATCGCCGCCGGCGTGGAGTCGATGACGCGCGTGCCGATGGGTCTGTCATCCCAGCTTCCGGCCAAGAACGGCTTTGGCAATTACAAGAGCCCGGGCATCGAGAAGAAGTATCCCAACATCGTGTTCAGCCAGTTCACCGGCGCGGAGATGATGGCCGAAAGGTACGGGCTCTCCAAGGACGAGCTCGACCAGTACTCCTACGACAGCCATCAGCGCGCGATCGCGGCAACACAGGCCGGCCACTTCAAGCAGGAGATCGTGCCGCTCGACATCACCCGTGCCGACGGCAGCAAGGACACCCACCACATCGACGAAGGCATCCGCTTCGATGTCACGCTCGACGGCATCAAGGGCGTCAAGCTGATCGCCGAGAACGGCAAGCTGACCGCGGCCAGCGCCAGCCAGATCTGCGACGGCGCCTCCGGCGTCATGGTCGTGAACGAGAAAGGCCTGAAGCAGCTCGGCGTCAAGCCGCTGGCGCGCGTCCATCACATGACCATGATGGGCGGCGATCCCGTGATCATGCTCGATGCTCCCTTGCACGCCACCAAGCGTGCGCTGGAGAAGGCCGGCATGAAGATCGACGACATCGACCTATTCGAGGTCAACGAGGCCTTCGCCTCGGTGCCGACCGCTTGGCTGAAGACTACCGGCGCCGATCCCGAGCGTCTCAACGTCAACGGTGGCGCCATCGCGCTCGGCCATCCGCTCGGCGGCTCCGGCACCAAGCTGATGACGACGCTGGTGCATGCCCTGCATCAGCGCGGTAAGCGCTATGGCCTGCAGACCATGTGCGAGGGCGGCGGCATGGCCAACGTGACGATTGTCGAACGACTGTAA